From Oncorhynchus mykiss isolate Arlee chromosome 25, USDA_OmykA_1.1, whole genome shotgun sequence, a single genomic window includes:
- the LOC110505490 gene encoding adenylosuccinate synthetase isozyme 1 C produces MSLSWSAKDHKSSTNSPSNPTQGLKRPRNDTGNKVTVVLGAQWGDEGKGKVVDLLATQSDLVCRCQGGNNAGHTVVVEGTEYDFHLLPSGIINPKSICVIGNGVVIHLPGLFEEAEKNEKKGLKGWEKRLIVSDRAHLVFDFHQVVDGIQETQRQATEGKIIGTTKKGIGPTYTSKASRIGLRVCDLLGDFKEFSTKFKNLVAQYQSMYSSLTVDTDTQLKKLKEYGERLRPMVRDGVYYMYEALHGPPKKILVEGANAALLDIDFGTYPFVTSSNCTVGGACTGLGIPPLNIGEVYGVSKAYTTRVGIGAFPTEQLNATGELLQTRGHEVGVTTGRKRRCGWLDLVILRYAHMINGFTAIALTKLDILDVLDEIKVGVAYKINGKRIPHFPANMELLHKVEVEYETFPGWKSDTSAARKWNDLPQKAQNYIRFVENHIGVPIKWVGVGKSRECMIQMF; encoded by the exons ATGTCGTTGAGCTGGTCAGCAAAAGACCACAAGAGTTCTACAAATTCCCCCTCCAACCCTACCCAAGGGCTGAAGCGGCCACGGAATGACACAGGGAACAAAGTGACTGTGGTGCTCGGTGCGCAATGGGGAGATGAAGGCAAAGGAAAAGTCGTCGATTTACTGGCGACTCAGTCTGACCTTGTTTGCAGATGTCAG GGTGGTAACAATGCAGGCCACACAGTGGTAGTGGAAGGCACAGAGTATGACTTCCACCTTCTCCCCAGTGGCATTATCAACCCCAAAAGCATATGTGTCATTG GTAATGGCGTAGTCATACACCTACCAGGCTTGTTTGAGGAGGCGGAGAAGAATGAGAAGAAAG GTCTCAAAGGTTGGGAGAAGAGACTAATTGTCTCTGACAGAGCTCACCTCG TGTTTGATTTCCACCAGGTTGTGGATGGAATTCAGGAGACCCAGCGACAAGCGACAGAGGGAAAGAT TATTGGAACGACCAAGAAAGGCATTGGACCCACCTATACCAGCAAAGCATCTCGCATTGGACTGCGTGTCTGTGACCTTCTGGGAGACTTTAAAGAGTTCTCTACCAA ATTCAAGAACCTTGTCGCACAGTACCAGTCCATGTACTCGTCCCTGACAGTTGATACTGATACTCAGCTGAAAAAACTGAAG GAGTATGGAGAGAGGTTGCGGCCGATGGTGCGGGATGGAGTCTACTACATGTATGAGGCTCTTCATGGACCCCCAAAGAAAATTCTGGTGGAAGGGGCCAATGCTGCCCTCCTCGACATTGACTTTG GCACATATCCTTTTGTGACCTCAtcaaactgcactgttggtggGGCATGCACTGGTCTTGGCATCCCTCCCCTGAATATTGGTGAAGTGTATGGTGTATCAAAGGCCTACACCACCAGGGTAGGAATTGGTGCCTTCCCCACAGAACAGCTCAAT GCAACAGGTGAGCTGCTGCAGACGAGAGGTCATGAGGTGGGCGTGACAACGGGCAGGAAACGTCGCTGTGGCTGGCTGGACCTGGTCATCCTGAGATACGCCCACATGATCAATGGCTTCACTGC CATTGCTTTGACAAAACTTGACATCCTTGATGTGCTGGATGAGATCAAAGTAGGAGTGGCCTACAAAATCAATGGCAAAAGAATTCCCCATTTCCCAG CTAACATGGAGCTGTTGCACAAAGTGGAGGTAGAGTATGAGACCTTCCCAGGCTGGAAGAGTGACACGTCTGCAGCCAGGAAGTGGAATGATCTCCCCCAGAAGGCTCAGAACTACATCCGCTTTGTGGAGAACCACATTGGAGTACCTA TTAAGTGGGTCGGCGTCGGGAAGTCCAGAGAGTGCATGATCCAGATGTTCTAG